GTGCGCGGCCTGGGAGAGTTCCCCCTGGTACTCGACGCTGTAGGGCACGGAGATGAAGTTGCCATCCGGGCCCCGGCGCAGGGTGGTGAAGAAGCCCGTGGCCTGCCGCTGCTGGGCCTCGGGCAGGGACTTCACCCACGTCTCGACCTCCGCCTGGGTGGCGCCGGCCGGGTAGAAGTTGCCCTCGAGCGGCTTGGCGGGCACCCCGGGCACGAAGGGTGCGTGGTGGTCGAGCCGCGACCAGGGTCCCTTGTTGAGCAGGAAGGCGTGCAGCCGCTCCTTGCCCAGGGGCGAGGTGTCCTGGAGCAGGGAGAGCAAGAGCGTCGCGTTGCCCGCCCAGGCCTGGCGCATGAAGAGCGGATCCATGATGCGGGCGGCCTGGAGGATCTTCGCGAGGGCGCGCCGCTCACTCTCCGGGAGCTTGGAGACATCCACCTGGATGTCGACGGGAGCGAAGCGCGCCGTCATGCGCTTGAGCTCGGCGGCCGTGGGCAGGCGGGCAGGAGCCGAGGCGGGCTCGGCGGCACCGGCGACGCCCGACAAGAGCAGCGCCGTGGTGGCGAGGGTGCGGAGGGTACGTTTCATGGGCGCCCTTTTACCCTCCGCGCGCCGGGGTGGACAGCGAAGCTCCCGCCGCCGCGCGGCGACTTCACGGTGCAGGACGGTAGGTGCCGAAGCTCCAGACATGGCCCTCGCAGTCACGCGCCGCGTAATCCCGCGAGCCATGGTCGGTGTCGTAGGGTTCCCTCACGATGACGGCCCCCGCCGCCCGGGCCCGGGCGCAATGGGCGTCGATGTCGGCCACGTAGACGTACGGGGCCATGCCGGCGTTGCCGTAGATGTCGTCCTTCTGACTGCCCAGCATGAAGATGCCCGTGCCGAAGCGCAGCTCGGCGTGGGCCACGGTGTCGTTGGGTCCCGGAACCACCACGTGCTCCTCGAAGCCGAAGGCGGCGGCCAGCCACTTGATGGCCGCGGGCGCGTCCTTGTAGCGCAGCATCGGGTAGAAGGTCGGGGCGGCGGCGCTGGGGGTGGGCTGGCTCATGGCGATTTCCTCTCGAGAACGCGGGCTTGCGTCAGATGACCGGCAACAGGACGATGATGAGCACATCCCAGAGCGCGTGGCTCACCCACGGGGCCAGGAGGCCACGGCGCCACTCGGCGAGCAGGCCCCAGGCGAGCGACGTGGGAAACGCCGCGAGCGCCAGCAGGGGCTCCTCGAAGAAGAGCAGCAGGAGACTCGACAGGGCGGCGGCCACCACCACGCAGCCCCGGCTGCCCACCCTCGGCCGCAGGGCCCCCTGCACCACCCCGCGCCAGAACACCTCCTCGGCGGGGGCGATGAGCAGCACCAGCACCACCGCGGAGAGCCACCCGCCCCGGCCAAAGCCCGTGTAGACCTCCAGCAGGGGCTCGCAGAGCACCCGCGAGAAGCCTCCGCACAGCGCCCACAACACGCCACGCGAGCCCACGTACAGCACGCCCGCGAACGTCACGCCCCACAGCACGTCCTCGCCCCGGGGCACCAGCCGCGCCCGCCCCTCCCGGCCGAGCGCCAGCACCGAGACGGCCATCCAGAGCGCGCAGTAGAGCGCGGCCCACGCGAAGAAGTGGGGCGGGTTCCAGCGCACCAGGGCGGTCCACCCCACCACGCCCACGGACGCGGCCACGAGCCAGGCCGGATGCGCGCCCCGCGTCGGTTCATTCATCGTCATGGCAGCGGCAACTCCCAGTCCCGCAGCAGGGCCTCGGCCGCGCGCCGCCCCGACGTCATCGCCCCATCGATGGAGCCATTCTCCCGGTAGTCCCCACAGGCATACAGCCCGGGCGACAGCCGCACCCGCCGAGGGGACGACTCCCACGACTCGGGCGACTGCTCCGGCAGGGCCCGGGGAATCTCGTACGTGCGCAGGTGCCGCCACCCCTTCACGCCTCCGCCAAACCACTCCGTGAGCTGCTCGCGCACGCGCGCCTCCAGCGACTCCGCGTCCTCCACCGGCTCCAGCACCGACACCGAGACGAGGGCCTGACCGGCGGGGGCGTACTCGGGCGCGACCTCGCTCATCACCGCGAGGTTGTTCACCGGCCCCCGCCCCTCCCCATTGAGCACCAGGTAGGGTCCGCGCACGGGCGGCTCCGGGGCGGCGAAGTACAGGCACGTCACAGTGTTCATCCTCCGCGAGGGCATGCCGGGCAGCAGTTCCACCGCCGCGGGCGCGTCCGTGGCCACCACCACCGCGTCACACTCCTCGCGGGCCCCCGACTCCAGCCGCACCCGGTGCCCGAAGACCTCCTCCACCGGCGTGTTCAGCTTCAGCGCTCCCTCGGGCAGCTTCGCGGCGAGCTGCGCGGAGAGCGCCCCCATGCCCCTCGCGGGAACCACCGTGGCCCCGGTGGCGAACATCCGGAAGACGAACTCCAGCATCCGACTGGAGGTGCTCAGCGCCTTCTCCAGGAAGATGCCGCCGAAGAAGGGCTGGAGAAAACCCTCCAGCATCGCGTCGGAGAAGCCCACGTCGCGCAGGTACTCCCGCGACGTCTTCTGCGGGCGGAGGAACACGTCCTCCACCGAGCCGGCCTGCGCCTGCTTCCACAAGTCGAGAACGTGCAACTTGTCGGTGAACGAGCCCACGGGGTTGAAGGCATGCAGCGCGGCGTGCAGCGGCCGGCGGAAGGGATCCGCCACCAGGTGCATCCTTCCCTCGCGCCAGACCCGCGCCCCGGGAAAGAAGCGCCGCAGGTCGAGCGCCCGGTAGTCCAACCACCGAGGGGGCTCCGGGTAGGCGGTGAGGAACACCTGGAAGCCTCGATCCAGCAGGAAGCCGTCCACCGTGTCCGTGCGCACCCTTCCCCCCACCCCATCGCTCGCCTCCAGCACGCGCACCTTCACGCGTGCCTGGTGAAGAAGCCTCGCGCACGTCAAGCCCGCCAGCCCCGCCCCCACCACGATGACGTCCGGCTTGCCCACGGCTCGACCCTCCCTGAAGTCCCAATTTCCCGTCCTACATTGATTCCCTGATTCGTCCCAGTCAGACTCCGGGAATCCGGGGGAGTGGGACACGTTTCTCACATTCCAGGCAGCCCGACTCCCTTCGGTTTAGAGCAGCACCCCCAACAACCTATTCGGAGAACCATCAGCCATGTTGATCGTGATGCGACCAGACGCGACGGCCCAGGACATCGAGCGTGTGAACGACGAGATCCGCCGTCATGGCTGGCAACCGCACGCGATCCCCGGCAACCCGGGCGAGGTGATGGCTGACGTGGCGCGATCGGAGTAGCCATGACGCTCAAGGAAGCGCTGAGCCGAGTGGTGAGCCGGCGCGACCTGACCCGCGAGGAGATGGCCTCGGTGATGGGCCAGATGCTCGCGGGCGAGGCGACGCCCGCCCAGGTGGGCGGCCTCGCGGTCGCGTTGCGCATGAAGGGTGAGACGGAAGACGAGCTGCTCGGAGCGGCCGAGGCCATGCGCGCGTGCGCCACGCGCATCCATCCGCGCTCCGAGGTGGTGCTCGACACCTGCGGCACGGGTGGCGATGGGGCGAACACCTTCAACATCTCCACCGCCGTGGCCCTCGTGGCCGCGGGGGCGGGGGTGACGGTGGCCAAGCACGGCAACCGGGCGGTGTCCTCGCGCTGTGGCAGCTCGGACGTGCTCGCGGCCATGGGCGTCCCCATGGACCGCTCGCACGAGCAGGTGACGCATGACATCGACGCGCACGGGGTGGGCTTTCTCTTCGCGCCCTCGCACCACAGCGCCCTGCGCCACGTGGCACCGAGCCGGCGTGAGCTCGGCCTGCACACCATCTTCAACCTGCTGGGCCCGCTGACCAACCCCGCGGGCGCGCGCTACCAACTCCTCGGCACCTTCGCCGGGGAGCGGTTGGAGCAGACGGCGCGCGTGCTCGCGCGGCTGGGTAGCAAACGCGCCTGGGTGGTGCACGGACGCGATGGGCTGGACGAGCTGTCGCCGTGCACGGCCTCGGACGTGGCGGAGCTGCGCGAGGACGGCTCGGTGCGCCTGTTCACCCTCCACCCCGAGGACGCGGGGCTCGAGCGCGTGCCGCCCGAGTCCATCGTCGGCGGGGACGTGGAGGACAACGCCCGGCGCTTCCGGGCACTGCTCGAGGGCGAGCGCTCCGGGGTGCGCACCGCCGTGGTGCTCAACACCGCGGCGGCACTCGTGGTGGTGGGCAAGGCGGCCAACCTGAAGGAAGGCGCCATGCGGGCGGTGGAGTCGATCGACTCCGGCGCCGCGGCCTCCAAGCTGACGGCGCTCGTCAAGGGAGGTGCGGCATGAACGCGCCCGCCACCGACAAGCTCGCGGCCATCTTCGCGCGCAAGCGCCGGGAGCTCGCCGCGCGCGGGCCCCGCGTGGCCGAACATCCCCGTCCCCCCGGGCGGGACTTCGCCGCCGCCCTCACCCGGCACCGTCCGGGCCTGCCCATCAACGTCATCGCCGAGGTCAAGCGCCGCAGCCCCTCGGGCGGTGACTTCCCGCACTCGGACCTGGTCGCCGTGGCGCGGGGCTACGAGGCCGCCGGGGCCTGCGCCATCAGTGTGCTCACCGATGACGTGGACTTCGGCGGAAGCCTCGAGGATCTGCTCCAGGTGCGCGCGGCCGTGTCCGTGCCCGTGCTGCGCAAGGACTTCCTCGTGGCGCCTCAAGAGATCGAGGAGAGCGCGGCCCTTGGCGCGGACGCGGTGCTGCTCATCGCGGACGCGCTGGAGGATGGCCAGCTCGCGGAGATGGTGGCCACGGCCAAGGCCTGCCGGGTGGCGGCGCTCGTCGAGGCCCACACCCAGGAGCACGCCGAGCGGGCGCTCCAGGCGGGCGCGGAGCTGGTGGGCATCAACAACCGCGACCTCGCCACGCTGCGCACGGACATCGCCACCGCCCTGCGGGTCATCCCGCTCTTGCGCGGCCGGGCCCAGACGTTCGTGGCCGAGAGTGGCCTCAAGACGCACGAGGACTTCGTGGCGGCCCGGTCGGCGGGCGCGGACGCGGTCCTCGTGGGCGAGTCCCTCCTGCGCGCCCCCCATCCGGGCCAGGCACTGGCGCGGCTGCTCGCGCCTGGGAACGCGTCATGAGCACGCGGGTGAAGATCTGCGGGCTCACCCGCGTGGAGGACGCGCGCATGGCGTGGGCCGCGGGCGCGGACGCGCTGGGGCTCAACTTCTACGCGCGCTCGCCCCGGTACGTGACGCCCGAGGTGGCGGCGGTGTTGGCGCGCACCCGGCCCGCGTTGGGCGCGGTGGTGGGCGTCTTCGTCAACGAGTCCCCCGACGTCATCCGCGCCCGGGTGCGCGACTGCGGACTCACCTCCGTGCAGTTACACGGAGACGAGCCGCCCGAGGCCTGCTCGGGCTACGGCGTGCCCGTCATCAAGGCCCTGCGCATCCGGGGCCCCGAGGACGTGGAGCGGGCGCGCGCCTACGTGGGCGTGGGCGACGTGGCCACGCTGCTGCTGGACGGAGCGGCGCCGGGCTACGGCGGAGGCGGCGTGGGCTTCGACTGGTCGCTGGTGGCGCGGCTGACGGACGCGGGCGTGCCGGTGCTGGTGGCCGGCGGGCTGAATCCGGGCAACGTACGTGACGCCGTGCGCGCCACGCGGGCCTACGGAGTGGATGTGGCGAGCGGAGTGGAGACGAGCCCCGGTATCAAGGACGCGGACGCGGTGCGCGCCTTCGTGCGCGCCGTGAAGAGCACCTTTTCGGAGTGAGGAAGACGACCATGGACACGAAAACCGCCCCGGGCCGCTTTGGCCGTTACGGCGGCCGTTACGTGCCGGAGACGTTGGTGCCGGCGCATCAGGAGTTGGAGCTCGCCTACGCCGAGGCCCAGAAGGATCCGTCCTTCGGCGAGCAGGTGGCTCAGGTGCTGCGCGAGTTCGTCGGGCGCGAGACGCCGCTGACGCCCGCGCGCCGGCTCACCGCGCTGTGGGGCGGCGCCGAGGTGTGGCTCAAGCGCGAGGACCTGGCGCACACGGGCGCGCATAAAATCAACAACACCATCGGCCAGGTGCTGCTGGCCAAGCGCATGGGCAAGAAGCGCATCATCGCGGAGACGGGCGCGGGCCAGCACGGCGTGGCCACCGCCACCGCGTGCGCGCTGTTCGGCCTGCCCTGCGAGGTGTACATGGGCGCGCTGGACGTGGAGCGCCAGTCGCTCAACGTCTTCCGCATGAAGGCCCTGGGCGCCACGGTGCACGCGGTGGAATCGGGCTCGCGCACCCTCAAGGACGCGATGAACGAGGCCATGCGCGTGTGGGTGGCGCAGATCGAGGACACCCACTACGTCATCGGCAGCGCGGCCGGGCCCCACCCCTACCCCACCATCGTCCGCGACTTCCAATCCGTCATCGGCAAGGAAGTGCGCACCCAGTCGCTCGTGGCCTTCGGCCAGCTTCCCGACGCCATCATCGCGTGCATCGGCGGCGGCTCGAACGCCATCGGCATCCTCCACCCCTTCATCGGTGACAAGAACGTGCGGCTGGTGGGCGTGGAGGCCGGTGGCCACGGGCTCGACTCGGGCCAGCATGGCGCGTCCCTGACGCTGGGCACCGAGGGCGTGCTGCATGGCTCGCGCTCGCTGGTGCTCCAGGACGAGCACGGGCAGATCATGGAGGCGCACTCCATCTCCGCGGGCCTGGACTACCCGGGCGTGGGGCCGGAGCTGGCGCACCTGGCGAAGACGGGGCGGGTGGAGGTGCGCACCGCCACGGACGACGAGGCGCTCAAGGCCTTCTACGAGGTGTGCCGCACCGAGGGCATCCTCCCCGCGCTCGAGTCCTCGCACGCCTTCGCGCGCGCGGGGGAGCTCGCGCGTGAGCTGGGCAAGGGCAAGTACCTGGTCATCAACTGTTCGGGCCGCGGAGACAAGGACGTGGCCACCATCGCGGCGCGGGGCGTGCCTCCCGCCATCCGTCTGGAGGGAGCATGAGCGGGGCAATCGCGGACGCATTCGCCCGGGCCAAGGCCCGTGGAGAGGGCGCGCTGGTGGCGTACGCCATGGCGGGAGACCCGGATCTCCCCCGCTCGGTGGACGTGTTCGCCGCGTGCGTGGAGGGAGGCGCGGACATCCTGGAGATCGGCGTGGCGTTCAGCGATCCCATCGCCGACGGCCCCGTCATCCAGGGCGCGTCCGAGCGGGCGCTCAAGGCCGGCTCCACGCTGCGGCGCGTGCTGGACGAAGTGGTGCCCGCCGTGCGCGAGCGCTGCCCCCAGACGCCGCTCGTGGTGATGACCTACGTCAACGTCATCATGGCCCTGGGCGAGGAGCGCTACGCGAAGCTCGCCCGGGAGCGCGGCGTGACGGGCACCATCCTGCCGGACCTGCCTCCCGAGGAGAGCCTCAGCATCCGCGAGGCGTTCGACCGGGAGGGGGTGGATCTCATCCCCCTGTGCGCACCCACCACGTCGCCCAAGCGCGCGGAGAGCATCGCCAAGGACGCGCGGGGCTTCGTCTACTGCGTGTCGGTGGCGGGAGTGACGGGCATGCGCTCGCAGCTCCCGGCGGACCTGTCCGGGCGGCTGGAGCTGGTGCGCCGCGTCTCCCCGGTGCCGGTGGTGGCGGGCTTCGGCATCTCCTCGGCCGAGCACGCCCGGGTGGTGGGCGCCCACGCGGATGGCGTCGTGGTGGGCAGCGCCATCGTGCGCGCCGCCCAGGCGGATGGGCCCTCCGCGGCCCGTCAGGTGTGCGCCGACATCAAGCGCGGCCTCAAGCGCTGACCGCGCTCAGGTGGTGGACCGGACGTCTTCCTCCGACTCCACCACCTCGGGCAGTGGAAGGGCGGACAACACGCTCTCGCCGTCCGCCATGTCCGGCTTGCGGCGCTCCAGCAGCGCGAGCAGCGCGGGGAAGAGCACCGTCGTCCCCAGGAACGAGCAGCCCACGCCCAGCAGAGCCAGCTCTCCGATGGAGTGCAGCCCCGGGTGGCGCGCCGTGAGCAGCGCGCCGTAGCCCGCCGCGTTGGAGAGCGTGGCCACCACCGCCGCCACGCCCGTGGTGCGCACCACGTGGGACAGCGAGCCCGGCCCCTCCTCGCGGTAGCGGTGGTAGAGGTGCACCGCGTTGTCCACGGCGATGGCCAGCAGGTTGGGCAGCACCACGGCGTTGATGAAGTTGAGCTTGAGCCCGTACAGGTGCATCGCCGCCGGCAGGCACGCGAGCCCCAGGTACAGCGGCCCCGCCACCAGCCCCGCCCGGCGCAGGCTGCGCAGGCTCAGGGTGATCATCGCGAACACCGCCAGGCCCGCCGCGAGCAGCAGCCAGGGGCCGTCCTTCTCCACCAGATCGAAGATGCGGTAGGCGATGAGGTTCGAGTCGAGCACCCGCACCTCCAGGCCCCGCTCCCGAGCCACCTCGCGCAGCTCGTCCATCTGCGCGCCGAAGCGGTGCAGCGCGTCCGTGTCGGAGAGGGACTCGTTCTTGAAGGCCATCACGAAGCTGCCCTCGCCATCCAGCGCGGTGAAGCGGCGGCGCACCTCCGCGGGCAACGCCTCCACCCCATAGGGCCTGGCCGCGAGCAGCGCCTCCAACCGCTCGAGCGCGGGGCGCACCTTCTCCGACTCCCGGGCGATCTCGGGCAGTCCCTCCACGAAGGTGCGCAGGGCGGCGCGCTCGGCCTCCACGTCCGCGCCCGTGCGCGGCAGGAAGTCACCGAGCGAGGCCACCTCCGAGAAGATGCGGTCCTCGCCATGACGGGCCTCCAGCTCGCGCAGCGCGCTCGCGAGCCGCTCCGCCTGGGCCACGTCCGGCGTGAGGAACACCGTGGGCGCGTGGCGCCGTCCGAGCTGGGAGATGATGTGGTCGTCCAGCCGGGTGGCGGCGAACTCCCCGCGCAGCTTGCGCATGTCGGGCTCGAAGCCGATGGACCCCGCCACCGACGCCGAGTACGCGACGAGCGCGCACACACCGACCACCAAGGCCACCAGCAAGGACCGGGGCACGGGCCCCCGCGGCGGACGCGGAGGCCGGGCCGGCAGGGGCTGCGCGGCGCGCAGGGGCCGCAGCCGCTCGGCCAGGGCGATGAGCGAGGGGCCCACCAGGTACGTGGCCAGCACCGTGGACAACACGCCCGCGGCGGCGATCCACCCGAACTGGGCGAAGGCCTGGAACTCGGCGAGCGTGAGCGCGGCGAAGGCGGCGGCGTTGGTGCTGGCCGACGTCAGCGCGCCCGCCCACGTGCCCAGCACCGCCTCGCGCAGGGCCGCCTCGGCGGGCAGCCCCCGGCGCTCCTCGGCGTAGCGCATCGCCAGGTGCAGGCCGTACTCGATGCCCAGGCCAATGAGGATGGCCACGAGGAAGCCGGTGATGATGTTGAGATAGCCGATGGTCACCTGCACCATCGCGAACGTGACGAGCAGGCCCACGCCCACGGGCGCCCCCACCACCAGCAGCGCCGTGAGGCGCCGGCACGACACGGCCACGATGAGCGCCGCGATGATGCCCGACAGCAGCGAGGCGCGCGTGAGGTCCTCGCGCATCCGCCGGTCCTCCTCCAGCCGCAGCACGTGGGCGCCCGTCGCGTCCGTCTTCACGCCGGGGAAGCCCCGCGCCACCTCGGCGCTCGTCTCCC
The Cystobacter ferrugineus genome window above contains:
- a CDS encoding VOC family protein is translated as MSQPTPSAAAPTFYPMLRYKDAPAAIKWLAAAFGFEEHVVVPGPNDTVAHAELRFGTGIFMLGSQKDDIYGNAGMAPYVYVADIDAHCARARAAGAVIVREPYDTDHGSRDYAARDCEGHVWSFGTYRPAP
- a CDS encoding CPBP family intramembrane glutamic endopeptidase, which codes for MTMNEPTRGAHPAWLVAASVGVVGWTALVRWNPPHFFAWAALYCALWMAVSVLALGREGRARLVPRGEDVLWGVTFAGVLYVGSRGVLWALCGGFSRVLCEPLLEVYTGFGRGGWLSAVVLVLLIAPAEEVFWRGVVQGALRPRVGSRGCVVVAAALSSLLLLFFEEPLLALAAFPTSLAWGLLAEWRRGLLAPWVSHALWDVLIIVLLPVI
- a CDS encoding NAD(P)/FAD-dependent oxidoreductase: MGKPDVIVVGAGLAGLTCARLLHQARVKVRVLEASDGVGGRVRTDTVDGFLLDRGFQVFLTAYPEPPRWLDYRALDLRRFFPGARVWREGRMHLVADPFRRPLHAALHAFNPVGSFTDKLHVLDLWKQAQAGSVEDVFLRPQKTSREYLRDVGFSDAMLEGFLQPFFGGIFLEKALSTSSRMLEFVFRMFATGATVVPARGMGALSAQLAAKLPEGALKLNTPVEEVFGHRVRLESGAREECDAVVVATDAPAAVELLPGMPSRRMNTVTCLYFAAPEPPVRGPYLVLNGEGRGPVNNLAVMSEVAPEYAPAGQALVSVSVLEPVEDAESLEARVREQLTEWFGGGVKGWRHLRTYEIPRALPEQSPESWESSPRRVRLSPGLYACGDYRENGSIDGAMTSGRRAAEALLRDWELPLP
- the trpD gene encoding anthranilate phosphoribosyltransferase; the encoded protein is MTLKEALSRVVSRRDLTREEMASVMGQMLAGEATPAQVGGLAVALRMKGETEDELLGAAEAMRACATRIHPRSEVVLDTCGTGGDGANTFNISTAVALVAAGAGVTVAKHGNRAVSSRCGSSDVLAAMGVPMDRSHEQVTHDIDAHGVGFLFAPSHHSALRHVAPSRRELGLHTIFNLLGPLTNPAGARYQLLGTFAGERLEQTARVLARLGSKRAWVVHGRDGLDELSPCTASDVAELREDGSVRLFTLHPEDAGLERVPPESIVGGDVEDNARRFRALLEGERSGVRTAVVLNTAAALVVVGKAANLKEGAMRAVESIDSGAAASKLTALVKGGAA
- a CDS encoding indole-3-glycerol phosphate synthase TrpC, with amino-acid sequence MNAPATDKLAAIFARKRRELAARGPRVAEHPRPPGRDFAAALTRHRPGLPINVIAEVKRRSPSGGDFPHSDLVAVARGYEAAGACAISVLTDDVDFGGSLEDLLQVRAAVSVPVLRKDFLVAPQEIEESAALGADAVLLIADALEDGQLAEMVATAKACRVAALVEAHTQEHAERALQAGAELVGINNRDLATLRTDIATALRVIPLLRGRAQTFVAESGLKTHEDFVAARSAGADAVLVGESLLRAPHPGQALARLLAPGNAS
- a CDS encoding phosphoribosylanthranilate isomerase, with amino-acid sequence MSTRVKICGLTRVEDARMAWAAGADALGLNFYARSPRYVTPEVAAVLARTRPALGAVVGVFVNESPDVIRARVRDCGLTSVQLHGDEPPEACSGYGVPVIKALRIRGPEDVERARAYVGVGDVATLLLDGAAPGYGGGGVGFDWSLVARLTDAGVPVLVAGGLNPGNVRDAVRATRAYGVDVASGVETSPGIKDADAVRAFVRAVKSTFSE
- the trpB gene encoding tryptophan synthase subunit beta, with amino-acid sequence MDTKTAPGRFGRYGGRYVPETLVPAHQELELAYAEAQKDPSFGEQVAQVLREFVGRETPLTPARRLTALWGGAEVWLKREDLAHTGAHKINNTIGQVLLAKRMGKKRIIAETGAGQHGVATATACALFGLPCEVYMGALDVERQSLNVFRMKALGATVHAVESGSRTLKDAMNEAMRVWVAQIEDTHYVIGSAAGPHPYPTIVRDFQSVIGKEVRTQSLVAFGQLPDAIIACIGGGSNAIGILHPFIGDKNVRLVGVEAGGHGLDSGQHGASLTLGTEGVLHGSRSLVLQDEHGQIMEAHSISAGLDYPGVGPELAHLAKTGRVEVRTATDDEALKAFYEVCRTEGILPALESSHAFARAGELARELGKGKYLVINCSGRGDKDVATIAARGVPPAIRLEGA
- the trpA gene encoding tryptophan synthase subunit alpha: MSGAIADAFARAKARGEGALVAYAMAGDPDLPRSVDVFAACVEGGADILEIGVAFSDPIADGPVIQGASERALKAGSTLRRVLDEVVPAVRERCPQTPLVVMTYVNVIMALGEERYAKLARERGVTGTILPDLPPEESLSIREAFDREGVDLIPLCAPTTSPKRAESIAKDARGFVYCVSVAGVTGMRSQLPADLSGRLELVRRVSPVPVVAGFGISSAEHARVVGAHADGVVVGSAIVRAAQADGPSAARQVCADIKRGLKR
- a CDS encoding efflux RND transporter permease subunit; the encoded protein is MRFRVDVREGMEHFTRLSYRHPGRVLAGVLVVALLAGLLASRLGFHGSFVELLPANTVEVRDLEAVSRKAGGDGYLVLRAMGAAPEELRRFAQVLAPRLEALEEVRYVEYRYDTRFFTDRALLLLSAPRLKALREDLQEAVRQHKRAANPLYVDLGAQSKPPPSFEEIARRHSPTLGVSEYLSSPDGRELYLFVKPSGLAGDLVFAQRLVTRVRETSAEVARGFPGVKTDATGAHVLRLEEDRRMREDLTRASLLSGIIAALIVAVSCRRLTALLVVGAPVGVGLLVTFAMVQVTIGYLNIITGFLVAILIGLGIEYGLHLAMRYAEERRGLPAEAALREAVLGTWAGALTSASTNAAAFAALTLAEFQAFAQFGWIAAAGVLSTVLATYLVGPSLIALAERLRPLRAAQPLPARPPRPPRGPVPRSLLVALVVGVCALVAYSASVAGSIGFEPDMRKLRGEFAATRLDDHIISQLGRRHAPTVFLTPDVAQAERLASALRELEARHGEDRIFSEVASLGDFLPRTGADVEAERAALRTFVEGLPEIARESEKVRPALERLEALLAARPYGVEALPAEVRRRFTALDGEGSFVMAFKNESLSDTDALHRFGAQMDELREVARERGLEVRVLDSNLIAYRIFDLVEKDGPWLLLAAGLAVFAMITLSLRSLRRAGLVAGPLYLGLACLPAAMHLYGLKLNFINAVVLPNLLAIAVDNAVHLYHRYREEGPGSLSHVVRTTGVAAVVATLSNAAGYGALLTARHPGLHSIGELALLGVGCSFLGTTVLFPALLALLERRKPDMADGESVLSALPLPEVVESEEDVRSTT